The sequence below is a genomic window from Saccopteryx leptura isolate mSacLep1 chromosome 3, mSacLep1_pri_phased_curated, whole genome shotgun sequence.
TGAATAAAACCCAGGCCCTGCTTTTGTAccactgtttttctctctcctaggCTGGACCAGTATCTCCACGGCTCAGGAAGAACCTAGCATAGGATTGGAAAAAGGGCCTTAGAACCAAGCAAAGATATGGGTCTGCCTGCACCCTAACCCCTGAAACCTCTGAGCTGTTTTGTAAATCTCATCCTCAACCCCAGTGCCACTGTCTCTTCACATCTCCAGGGGGTGTCATTCCTTCTGTGACCTTGCCTTCAAAGCAGGTCTGGAACCTGATCTGGGTAACTTTCATTTCAGCTGTAGGGGCTGCACGCAGTggcatttgtatggaaaagtgcAAAGCTGCGGGTCTTAGTGCTGCTTTAGCTGTAGGACTTTGGGCGGACTTCATCTCTATGAGTCATTCTCATCCTCTTGAAGGAAGGCGCCGAGATCCTCTTTACCTAGGGTACTTGAGCAGTCCGTGAAGGTCAGGGGCAATGGGAAGGGCAGGCTTAACCCAACACAACCAGCCTGCCTGATGGGAGCCAGGAAGGAATCCGCTCCCGAAATCTTGGAGAACCACTGCGTGCCCCTCTTTCTTAGTCACGTTTGCTGACTGTGAGCCTGGGAAGGAGTGCTTTCAAAACCTTTcgtcagcctgatcaggcagtggcgcagtggataagcttcggactgggatgcagaggacccaggttcgagaccccgaggccaccagcttgggtgcaggcccatctggtttgagcaaaagcccaccagcttgaacccaaagtcgctggctccagcaaggggttccttggtctgctgaaggcccgcggtcaaggcacatatgagaaagcaatcaatgaacaattacaggtgttgcaacgcgcaattaaaaattaatgattgatgcttctcatctctctccgttcctgtctgtctgtccctgtctatctctctctctgactcactctctgtctctgtaaaaaataaataaaaaacaaacaaacaaaaacctttcgTCAGTCAATTCAGATGTGTAGTGATTAATAAATTGCGATGAGAGATTAAAGCTGTGCGCCAAGGAAGTGAACTGCTCTTTTCCCCAGCCCCTTACATCACAATCCGTCAGTGGAGTTCTCGCTGCAGGGGTTCCCAAGGCTTTTTAGCGCAGCCCTTGGGGCTGCCCGAGGGgaggcctggggggaggggcgtggCGCGTGCCTCAGAGCCCCGCAGTAGTCTCGGTTCTAACGACCCGGTGGGTTGGTTGAGAGCGCAAGAGGGCGAGAAGGTAGGAGCCACGGCCTCGGTCACaggcctccctcccagccccgcacCATCCAGCCCCATGGTCCCCGCCGCCGGCGCGCTGCTCTGGGCCCTGCTGCTGAGTCTGGGGACCCGGGCGGCGGCGGGGGCCCAAGGTCCAACTTCAACTGGGACACAGCCGGTCAGTTTCCGCTTCAGGAACCCGATGACCCACAACTACCGGTCCACCCTCCGGACCGGTGTTCCCCCGAAGAGGAAGATAATAATGGAGGATGAGGATGACGTCGTGGCCACTGCCGACCGCCTGGCAGGCCCCGCCGCTGCCGAGCTGTTGGCCTCTACGGTGTCTACGGACGTCAGCAGGTTGCGTTCATGGGAGCAAGATGAGGATGGGTCTTTGGAGGAGGGGGTTGTGATTAACGCCCTAAAGAACAGTACCGATTCAGAGATTACCAATTCAAATTCCGCTAGTACAAGACCGGGATCCCAGTCAAGGTTTGCAGCGAATATCCAGGAGCCAGAATACAGGCTGACCACCAGCTTGCCGCCTTCCACCTGGAGATCTACTGAGCACCCGCGGCTCTCTGACACCAGCCTGACCCGGTGGTCCACAGCAGGGTCCACCCCCAGGCAACCCTCACCTACAGCCATGCCACCTCCCGAGGACCTGCGGCTGGTGCTGATGCCCTGGGGCCCGTGGCACTGCCACTGCAAGTCGGGCACCATGAGCCGGACGCGGGCTGGGAGGCTGCAGGGCCTTTCCGGGCGTCTTCGCATTGGGGCACTGAGCCAACTCCGTACAGAGCACCGGCCTTGCACCTACCAGCAATGTTCCTGTAATCAGAGTCGCGAGGAGTGCCCCCTGGATTCAGGCCCGTGTTTTGGCACCAGCTGCACCACTCAGACCACCACCAAACTCAAATCcagccccagcaccagggccagccCAGCTCTTGCTTTTTGGAGGCAGGTGAGGACTGGGCTGGAGGAAATTTGGAACAGCCTTTCTTCAGTGTTCACAAAGATGCAACCAGTAAGTGTTTGGTGATGAGCCAGGATTTTGTTGATGGATCTAAAAATTCCTGATAGCCGAAGCCTGTTGCTAAACCAGCCAGTGTGCTTACATGAACTGTTATCTGTTTGGTTACTGATTCATAATATGCATTGGTTTATTCGCGTTATTGCTGGCCATGTATTCCACTTGAACTGGTTGGTTTTAGATGTATTATTGGTCACTGGGTAATTAACCAAATTGTTAAGATTGTAGAGATGTCaagaattcttttattattattatttatttatttatttttatttttctgaagttggaaagggggggcagtcagacagactcccgcatgtgcccaactgggatccacctggcatgcctaccaggggccgatggtctgcccatccggggcgttgctctgttgcaaccagagccattctagcgcctgaggcagaggccatagagccattcccagcgcctgggacaactttgctccaatggagccttgcctttgggaggagaagagagagacagagaggaaggagagggggagggatggagaagcagatgggcgcttctcctgagtgccctggctgggaatcgaacccgggactcctgcacgccaggccaacgctctaccactgagctaaccggccagggcacgagATGTCAAGAATTCTTGATGCACAGGTAATTAATGGATATGGAAGATAattaagttttcagctattaatGCAGTTTAACAGTAACAactgccaatatttttttttattttttatttattcattatagagaggagagagaaagagagggagaaggggggaggagcaggaagcatcaactcccatatgtgccttgaccaggcaagcccagggtttcgaaccggcaacctcagcatttccaggttgacgctttatccactgcgccaccacaggtcaggcaacagccAATATTTGAGGTCTTGCTATGTGCACTTTACCTGGATCAACCTtccaacaaccctatgaggtattATTATccctttacagatgaagaaatgtttttttttaaagctagaaaGGGGCAGTCACAGCAGGATTTAAACCAGGTTTGAGAGTAGTGCTTAACCACCACTATCCCCAAGAACTGTCCTATGTTTATTCCCAGCAACCTAAGGATTCTCAAGAGAAGGACAGTCCTCTGTTTTACTGAGCTACCAAAGGCTCTGATTGAACTGGTGAAATATCCTCAATTGATAGGATAACAGGGCctttggggagagggaaggacaaTAAAATGTATACATGGTAATTCTGcccatttgtttttgtctttgtccTTATGTGTCCAATCTTATTATTCAATATTAAGCATCAACAGGGGGCCATAGTATTGAGGGAAAGCGGGTTTGTGGGGAGCGGGAGATGAAGCAAGGAAAAAAGATGACataatatttcctcttttctctattttgtttccttACCCAGATAGAGAGAAACCGAAGGTAATGGCCACTTGATCTGCAAGAAGAGGTGTCAGCATCTCAACCCCTCTTCCCCTTTCAATCCCAGCATCCACTGGGTATTTTtagttcagaaaaacaaaactagaaaaagaacaaacattgTTTGGGCTTGTGTCTTTTTACAGAGGTATTTGAGGAAGTAGAGATCTTGTAAAACTAAATAGAGTAGCTAGCAGCACCTATCTGGTTTGGGCCCTTCTCCTGTCCCCCAGGATAAAATGTTGTTCATCTTCCTCATTCccaaagttgtttttaaataagtactttttttttttaaagatctcagATGAATGCCAAGCAGGAGTTGAGCCCTTAGATGATGGTGGTCTTGCCTTCACAATACTTAGCCTTCTTTTCTCCTCGAAAGGGCAATGGTACAAAATCCCACATCAGTTACTTCCTAGGAGTTATCTTCAACAGCCATATCTATCCTTTCACCCAACATACACCTGTAGTGATTAATTACTCTGTAACTATGTTGcttaaactttttatttgaaaaatgtatttagaaGTCCAACAAATTTTCAATATAAATTATGACTCAAATATTCCCATCACTTTAAATGTTGTTAAAGTGATGGTAGCATACACATTCGAGAAGGTAgctaaaggagagagagagaaagagagtgcaCCAAAGAAAAGATTGTACTCAAAGAATTAGCATAAGAATAAGGCTAAAGATCAGGGTGACCAGAGGTTCCAGGAGCCCCCATCTTTCCACCCTGTCCTATGAGCCCTTTAGATCTAGTAAAACCTCATGATATTGAGATACTTTCAGAGCAACTAGCTAGACTGGAACAGAGCAAATTGGGAGTTTCTCTATGAGCAATCTTAGACCCTGAAAAACTTCAGGAAATACACTCAAACTTGAAAAACTGGAAACTCCATCACTGTAGGTGGGGGCAGACTGTACAGATGGATCCTCGTTCCCACATTCCTTATCCCCACTACCATCAAACAGGATGCTTCCTATTACTGAGCTACTGAAAGACTCCTGCCTTCTGCTCATCTGTCCTGTTCTGCTTTCCTAATCTCCCTGCAAGGAAGGAGCCATGACAGAAAACACCTGAAAAAACAAAATTCCTAAAGACCCTGCTCCTCCATCCCTTTCTTACCTAAAGCAGACTCTTCAGCTAGGTGGGGAGGGGACCTGTTCTTCAGACAAAACTCCCTGAgtcttctttgtatctggttcCTGGACTAGGGCACAAAAATTGAGCTTAAAATCTGGGGAGGCCAGTGCTGGGGTGTCTATAGCTCcattgcttttctctccctcccttccctaatCCCACCACTGCAGGAACTCCTCCTCCAGAGAGCAAGAAGGGAGAAGTATATAGCTCATGTCCATCACAGAGAAACTCAAGCACAAGCAACATAATGACTACAGAACAATGTGGACATTATGTGCAGTCCTACTAAGCCTACTTTCCAGGGGATCTAGTTCATCAAGACTCAGGcttagtggagcattggcctggcatgcggaagacccgggttcgattcccagccagggcacacagaagcgcccatttgcttctccacccctctgccgtgccttcctctctgtctctcccccttccgcagccaaggctccattggaacaaagatggcccgggcgctggggatggctctgtggcctctgcctcaggcgctagagtggctctggtcgcaaaatggcgacgcccaggatgggcagagcatcgccccctggtgggcgtgccgggtggatcccggtccggcacatgtgggagtctgtctgactgtctctccctgtttccagctttttttaaaaaaaaaaaaaagactcaggctTAGGATGACTAATggaatggggaggggggtggacaGAAATCTGAGAGGAATAAATGTTCTCTCAACTGGGGGTGCTTTTGCCCCTTAGGAGGCACCCGGCAATGTCTAGgacatttttggttgtaattaacTAGGGTGGACCAGGGTCACTTCTAAACATTCTATAATGCAAAGGACAAATCCCTCATTACTGagaattatccagcccaaaatgtctagattttttttttttttttgacacagagagagggacagatagagacagacagacagatagagagatgagaagcatcaattcttcattgtagctccttagttgttcactgattgctttcacatatgtgccttgacaggggggtggggggtgggggggaggtgctacagcagagtgagtgaccccttgctcaaaccagctactttgggctcaagctagcgaccatgggggtcacgtctgtgatctcacgctcaagctggtgaacgcaggtttcgaacctgggtcttccgagtcccagtccaatgctctatccactgcgccattgtctggtcaggctcaaagtgtCTAGATTGAGAAACCTTGTCCTACGGATCTCCCTGCTTCCAAGTTGTGAGGATCTTAAGATTTCTAAACTCACATATGATTGTTTTCAACCAATTTATCTCCCTACCTGCCATCCTTCATGGTCAGGAAGGAAGTCCACCCTGAGACATAACTTGAAGCACTGCTGCATTCTGGGTTTCTCTCCAgatccctcttcctcctcttaccTGGGCCAGCAGGGAGGCTGGCAGATGGCAGGCCCCAAACTTAATTAGAATGTCATCAGGTTAATATCCATCTCTTAACTCTTATTCTATGGGaaacaaggtgtgtgtgtgtgtgtgtgtgtgtgtgtgtgtggagggggggcaATTAAGAGAActcatcttaaaattttaattaaaaaaaaaaagaaaagatatggtGGAGCTAGCAATGCTATAGAAACAGGGTTAGAGGCCTAATTAGAGAAAGATGCTGGAATTGGCAGAGATTGAAGAGCTGTGAGCTTAAGGTCTGAGACTTAAAGATAGTAGACTAGGCACTGGTAACGCTCCTAGCCCCTGCCTTACACCTACTTCAGTTcattccaggaggagggagaagatagAGAGCTTCTCAGCAAAGCCAGCTTCAGGTTGGTAACCTCACCCACCTGCCATTTAAGGAGTTCCAGGTTAATAGTTTAAAAACAGGTGGCGCCCAGACCATCATTCAGAAGGGAACTCATTCCAGGTTTCTAGAAACTCCTATTTCAGATCTGAGAGTGTCCAGGGCTTCAGCTGAGCTCCTCTGGCCAACCAGTAGTCACTTGGTCAGTCCTGCTGCCTTGACCCCATCTCCAGGAGGGGCTACAGCCAGAGGGAGTAGAGGGAGTCCAGCTCCCAAGCCTTCTGAGGCACTATCAGGCAGATAAGGAGGAGAGAGGCCCCGGGCGCACTGGTTCTAGGAGGCATCTGGTGGGGGCAGCAGCTCTCCTGAGCTGAGCACAGAGTGGAAACTTTAGACAGTAGaacctgagttaaaaaaaaaaaaaaaaaaagagagattagtCTCAAAGAAAACCAAGGACTCAGGGAGAAAGGCACCACCCAATGCAGACTATTTCCATAATGTGCTCTTATCTCTATTTGTCTGCCCATCCCTTTCTCACTGCTTTTCTGGATCCTATATTACCAACCCTCCCAGGCTAATTCATCCTTCCCTCGATTCGCATACTTGCAGATGATCAGGGTTCTGAGGCACGGTATCAGCAGGAGCTGGCAGGCACCGGATGTGTTGGGTGGCTTTTTCTAATCACTCACCATTCCTGTTGGAGCTACAAGCCCCTAGAATTGCTCCATGGCCTGTCTCGGTTTCCCTTGGATCTCATCTGCTCCTGAACTGCACCTGTCTGTGAAAAAGCACATGTGAAACCCTTTCTTAAGTCTTCATGTCAGATCAGAGATTTCCCCTATGCCCTCCATGGGAGAGGCTGGCCCCACCTCCTTGACAATAAAATCaccaaaaaaggataaaattatacttgatcttagccaaaaggccaagaagtgatGGGAAAGGTTAAAATTAATCACCATTCTTTCAAGAGAGGTCTCAATGCCTTCCCTTCACACTAACCTTTGTGAGGAttagacaaaaattattttactaatagAATCCTCTCACAAAGGTCCCTATCATAGTTATCTTAAGTTTTGCAATTGGTGAAAAGACCCTTTCACTATCTCCAggcccatcccccccccctttttggtaattttctgaaactggaaatggggaagcaatcagacagactcccgcatacgccgaccgggatccacccgggatgcccaccagggggcgatgctctgcccatctggggcattgctctgttgcaaccagggccattctagcgcctgaggcagaggccataaagccatcctcagcgcctgggccaactttgctccaatggagccctggctgcaggacaggaagagagagagagagaggaaggagagggggaggggtggagaagcagatgggcacttctgtgtgccctggccgggaatcgaacccggtgctcctgcatgccaggccaacgctctaccactgagccaactggccagggcctcccttatTTTGAGAGCAGAAATACATAttagatgtttgtttgttttttaattttttaatttttttgtatttttctaaagttggaaacggggaggcagtcagacagactcccgcatgcgcccaaccgggatccacctggcatgcccatcaggggacgatgctctgcccatctggggcattgctctgttgcgaccagagccattctagtgcctaaggcagaggccacagagccatcctcagcgcccgggaaaactgctccaatggagcctcggctgtgggaggggaagagagaaacagagaggaaggagaggggaaggggtggagaagcagatgggtgcttctcctgtgtgccctgaccaggaatcgaacccgggactcctgcacaccaggccgacactctaccactaagccaaacggccagggccatattagaTGTTATTTAGGACAGAGGTACTCAGCCTTCTTCCTGCTCCAACTCTCCCGACCACAATATGACTTACTGTGGCACTGGGACTGTAGCAGATTTTCACGAATAGAAGAAGGGTTATGGTCTTTGGAAAATGTGGCCCAAGTAACTCTTAAAGACATACATATTTCCCATTCCAATTAATAACAACTTGCTAATTGTAAAGATGAGGTAGCCTAGGCTAGAGACCTGAAATGCCAGGTCCAAGGGTTACACAACTGGCGAGCTGAAGTAGAATCCTAGGTTCTTAGTTCCCCATCAAGTATTCTGTTATGTCCCTTGTTTGAACTTTCAAAAAGAGGAAGAGCTCTAGGCCACAACACCATGTCAAGCTCCCCATTCCCTTATTACCATGGCAAGTCCATCTCCGGTCCCCATTTCCCCCGCGCCAATGTGAGTCAGGTGGACAAAATTCATTGGTTCCCCAATCATGGTCCGGTCGATCCGTCTCCTCTTCTTCTGCTTGAAGAAAATAGGGGAGTTATATCTGAATCCCCCTCCTGCAGTCACAGTGGAGGAAGGAAAAAGTCTTGAAAACCACTAAGGGAAGATCTGGGGGCCTGGTAGGAAAGGTGATATGGCatcataatagaaaaataaatcactagGGTGTGAAAGGCAAGGCTGGAGTGAcaaacacagaggacacaggcagGGTGCTAAGGGCAGTGGCCTGGAGAGTGAACACTGAACAAAGAAAGGACACATCAAGGTCACCTCTGGCTGATGAAACAATGGGGAAAGCTGACAGGTATTAAACTCCACCTACAAACACAACGCAAAGCAACTCAGAACAGGAACAGGAAGTGATAGCTAAGACTATTCACTTCTTCCATCTCTCAGTCCCCTTTATTCTAGTGCACATatcgcttctcagccttttggctaagatcaagtatcGAGTACACACCTGCCTGGCTACAGAAACTGTCCTGACAGAGAGGGAGGCAAGAGGTGTGCGTTTCAGAAAGCACATCCTGGGTGTTACATCTACTTCACAGTATATAATAACTGATTTCTTTgtgtgctggggtgggggtagtGTGGGGAGACTCACCGGCTGGGGTTTCTCTACCACACAGCAGCCCAGTTTGTGCCAAAATTCACTCATGTTCCCTGATGGTTCCAGTTTCACTCCTCTGCCTGAGGCCCTAGAGGGCTCTTGCTCTGGTGCCTTGACCGACCACTCCTCACTCCTTTCAGGTGTAACACACCCTGGATTCACTCAGCAAGATGGTCTAGACAAAGTAGAGTCCTGGGACCCTTAGCTGAGCAACAAAGATCAGTGTCTCAGACCCTGGGAGACTAGCAGGGCCACAGAGTGAAGTGGGCAGGTGGGTACAAGGTTGTCTTCCTCAGGCTTGGAATCCTGGATgagcaggagaaagagaagaaaatgaatgagAAGTCCTTCTGTCTTTGAGAAGCCTCCTGATGAGCCCAGATTCTGttcctctttaaaggccctagtCCTATACCCAACACTAACCTCCTCCAAACATAACCTCACAGTGTGactcagagaaaggaaaagaaccaaaggaCACGAAAGGgttaagcagcagcagcagctgctggtagcaagggagaggaagggggctgAAAGCATTTACGGTAAGAGGACTGGAGAGACCAAAGGGTAGTGGCAGAAATGAGCTAGGTTTGGGGGTACTACAAGCTCCACCTCCTTTCTCCTTGGGTTTAGAGCAAACGGGGAGGGGCACTTAAGTGACTCTGAAGAGGAAATGGTGGTTTTTTTCTCATAAACAAGGCCTCCACCCCGTCCCTCCCTTATTCCTTACCTTATCCTAACACCTAGATTTTCTTTTAGACCTTGACTACCTAAATCCTAGGTGACTGACTACAGCAGGTTCATCCTCAAGAAAGACTTTCCACAGTGaggaatttattcattctctttatTCCCTGCCCTTGTTCCTCCTCATTTCCTCAAATGATATCCAACCCTTCCCAAAGACATTTAACAGTTCTTTTATAACTTGACCTTGAGATCTTTCCTCAAGGCTGTGCACTGTTTCTGTGCACTGTATTACTGCACTCCCACATGTGCATCTGTCTGCACACATATGGCACAACCACATTTCTGTATGTATGTCTGTACAGACCATctgtgcagaggt
It includes:
- the C3H1orf56 gene encoding protein MENT, translated to MVPAAGALLWALLLSLGTRAAAGAQGPTSTGTQPVSFRFRNPMTHNYRSTLRTGVPPKRKIIMEDEDDVVATADRLAGPAAAELLASTVSTDVSRLRSWEQDEDGSLEEGVVINALKNSTDSEITNSNSASTRPGSQSRFAANIQEPEYRLTTSLPPSTWRSTEHPRLSDTSLTRWSTAGSTPRQPSPTAMPPPEDLRLVLMPWGPWHCHCKSGTMSRTRAGRLQGLSGRLRIGALSQLRTEHRPCTYQQCSCNQSREECPLDSGPCFGTSCTTQTTTKLKSSPSTRASPALAFWRQVRTGLEEIWNSLSSVFTKMQPIERNRR
- the CDC42SE1 gene encoding CDC42 small effector protein 1, encoding MSEFWHKLGCCVVEKPQPQKKRRRIDRTMIGEPMNFVHLTHIGAGEMGTGDGLAMTGAVQEQMRSKGNRDRPWSNSRGL